The Pseudomonadota bacterium genome includes a region encoding these proteins:
- a CDS encoding phage tail family protein, translated as MIYDIFTLGESDNYVSFNDESQTDYYIRASRRQASNREIRQFDSNVPDEMGVVDYQTLVGRSYYIIEGKIYPGNGLETPYKGMATLRKVCNPKIAQDSAYSDGGYINLKWTEDGAKQLRVKPLYVDIPETVKKANTPSFKILCKVRYPFIEAQTATSLTLTSITTAGTGIEITETTGLVIPVGGVVIGADTGGASGSLTNNGDYKAYPVITFTGPLNIPKLTNTTTGKYIEFNYNLTSGTITVTIDYDGVTAVGSTGTNLLQYLTAGSSLDDFAVEVGTNAYTLTATTLGSGSSCQISARDTFPLS; from the coding sequence ACGAATCCCAAACTGACTACTATATAAGGGCTTCCAGAAGGCAGGCGTCTAATCGTGAGATTAGGCAGTTTGATTCCAATGTGCCTGATGAGATGGGGGTCGTTGACTACCAGACTCTAGTCGGTAGGTCATACTACATTATTGAGGGTAAAATCTACCCTGGGAACGGACTAGAAACCCCCTACAAGGGGATGGCTACTTTGAGAAAAGTCTGTAACCCTAAAATCGCCCAAGATTCAGCTTACTCTGATGGTGGGTATATCAATTTAAAATGGACAGAAGACGGAGCCAAACAGTTAAGGGTCAAACCTTTATATGTTGATATCCCTGAAACTGTTAAAAAAGCCAATACACCTTCTTTTAAGATACTTTGTAAAGTTAGATACCCTTTTATTGAAGCTCAAACTGCTACGAGCCTAACTTTAACCTCTATAACGACCGCAGGAACAGGGATAGAGATAACCGAAACCACAGGGCTAGTGATACCAGTAGGTGGAGTTGTAATCGGAGCTGATACTGGTGGAGCAAGTGGGTCTTTAACAAATAACGGAGATTACAAAGCTTACCCTGTTATTACTTTTACAGGACCTTTAAACATACCCAAACTGACCAACACTACTACAGGTAAATACATTGAATTTAACTACAATTTAACCTCTGGGACCATTACAGTAACTATCGATTACGATGGGGTAACTGCCGTAGGCTCTACAGGAACTAATTTATTACAATATTTAACAGCTGGTTCTAGCCTTGACGATTTTGCTGTCGAGGTAGGAACTAACGCATACACATTAACTGCTACAACTTTAGGAAGTGGTAGCTCGTGTCAAATCTCAGCTAGGGATACTTTCCCACTGAGCTAG